A window of Syngnathoides biaculeatus isolate LvHL_M chromosome 9, ASM1980259v1, whole genome shotgun sequence contains these coding sequences:
- the LOC133506632 gene encoding general transcription factor II-I repeat domain-containing protein 2B-like: MNVSEELLDLQSLKGQTRGTDLFVSVCSTVDDMKLQWNKVTGIITDGAPAMPCERSGLSSLVCNKVSEEGGSAIKLHCIIHQEVLCAKYMKYDNVMKPVIKTINYIRSKALCHRQFQQFLLDIQAEYGDVLYHTDVRWLSQGSALQRFFSLREEIGQFLTKKGQPMPQLNDPVWLADLGFLVDITRHLNALNTSLQGQNAVVSQLYSHIKAFRTKLLLFQRHMSQAQPNTAHFPSLQEIVTSFPQINISAQMTKYAADISSLVEEFQQRFRDFAAIEQEITLFSSPFSVDPDDAPDHLQLELIELQCDAEHRSRHQQLPLVNFYRQLDEGRFQAIWTFAKKMLSLFGSTYMCEKTFSVMNINKSRMRTRLSDSHLRDVLRIKTTALEPDMDYILQSRSQYHPSH, translated from the coding sequence atgaacgtgagtgaagagcttctggacctccagagtctgaagggccaaacaagaggaacggatttatttgtttctgtttgttccaccgtagatgacatgaaactacagtggaataaagtcaccgggattattacggacggcgcacctgccatgccttgcgagcggagtggattatcaagccttgtctgtaacaaagtcagcgaagaaggaggcagcgctattaaactccactgtattattcatcaagaagttctctgtgccaaatatatgaaatatgataatgttatgaaaccggtgataaagactattaattatattcgctccaaagcgctgtgccaccgccagtttcaacagtttcttctcgacatccaggctgaatacggagatgttttgtatcacaccgacgtaaggtggctcagtcaggggtctgcgctgcagcgcttcttctctctcagggaggaaattggacaattcttgactaaaaagggacaacccatgccacaattaaatgatcctgtttggctggctgatttgggatttttagttgacataacgcgacatctgaatgcgctgaacacaagccttcaagggcaaaatgcagtggtaagccaactgtattcacacatcaaagcctttcggaccaagctgctacttttccaaagacacatgtcacaggcgcagcccaataccgcacatttcccgtcgctgcaggaaattgtgaccagtttcccacagatcaatatcagtgcgcaaatgacaaagtatgcagcagacatctcatctctggttgaggagtttcagcagcgctttcgggactttgcagctattgaacaggagatcacgcttttttcctctcctttctccgtggaccctgatgacgctccagaccacctgcaactggagctcattgagctgcagtgtgacgccgagcatcgcagtcggcaccaacagctccctcttgtcaacttctaccgccagctggatgaaggcaggttccaagcaatttggacatttgctaagaaaatgctgagcttgtttggctccacatacatgtgcgagaagacattctccgttatgaacattaacaagagccgcatgaggacgagactgagtgactctcacctgcgtgacgtcttgcgcatcaaaaccactgctcttgagccagacatggactacatactgcagtcaagatcccagtatcacccttcacattag